One window from the genome of Osmerus eperlanus chromosome 3, fOsmEpe2.1, whole genome shotgun sequence encodes:
- the gtpbp8 gene encoding GTP-binding protein 8 has protein sequence MFCQRLQACLQVEALGWSLPHKLTCPRRFHNLASIQQASLLPQRKLQALLFPFSDLEAHLAGSVDRSQFQLFQPSMEALTLAEKLFSPSPSHKMDYLASAVRMEHTPNLNQPEVCFVGRSNVGKSSLLKALFSLAPEVEVRVSKTPGHTKKMNFFKVGKAFTMVDMPGYGHKAPKDFVEMVEPYLETRKNLVRTFLLVDGCVGLLKADMIALEMCEEFRRPYAIVVTKIDKSGKGQLLTHLLHLQDVIRTQSTGCFPQPFLVSSNQFSGIYLLRCFIAHVTGNIQLGDTGQS, from the exons ATGTTCTGCCAGAGACTTCAAGCGTGTCTGCAGGTGGAGGCTCTAGGTTGGAGCTTGCCTCACAAGCTGACGTGTCCACGTCGTTTCCACAACCTGGCCTCCATCCAGCAGGCCTCCCTGCTGCCCCAGAGGAAGCTCCAGGCTCTTCTGTTCCCCTTTAGTGACCTGGAGGCCCACCTGGCTGGCTCTGTGGACAGGAGCCAGTTTCAACTCTTCCAGCCCAGCATGGAAGCCCTAACCCTGGCTGAGAAGctgttttctccctctccttctcacaaGATGGATTACCTCGCCTCAGCTGTGAGGATGGAGCACACTCCCAACCTCAACCAGCCAGAG GTGTGTTTTGTCGGCAGGAGTAACGTGGGAAAGTCTTCTCTCCTCAAAGCTCTGTTCTCCCTGGCTCCTGAGGTGGAGGTCAGAGTGTCCAAAACGCCG GGGCACACAAAGAAGATGAACTTCTTCAAAGTGGGGAAGGCGTTCACCATGGTAGACATGCCGGGCTACGGACACAAGGCCCCCAAAGACTTTGTGGAGATGGTGGAGCCATATCTGGAGACCCGCAAAAA TTTGGTGAGAACCTTCCTGTTGGTGGACGGCTGCGTCGGTCTTCTGAAGGCGGACATGATCGCCCTGGAGATGTGCGAGGAGTTCAGACGACCGTACGCG ATTGTGGTGACTAAGATCGATAAGAGTGGCAAGGGGCAGCTGCTCACTCACCTGCTGCACCTGCAGGACGTCATCAGGACTCAGAGCACAGGCTGCTTCCCCCAACCCTTCCTGGTCAG CTCCAACCAGTTTTCTGGGATATACCTGCTCAGGTGTTTTATCGCCCACGTCACAGGGAACATCCAGCTTGGGGACACGGGACAAAGCTGA